Proteins encoded within one genomic window of Bombina bombina isolate aBomBom1 chromosome 1, aBomBom1.pri, whole genome shotgun sequence:
- the SSTR2 gene encoding somatostatin receptor type 2, protein MDYSELPNITDFWFSSLPQFGNFSTETPSNTSGNATSNFYDMTSNAILTFIYFVVCVVGLCGNTLVIYVILRYAKMKTITNIYILNLAIADELFMLGLPFLAMQIALVHWPFGKVICRIVMTVDGINQFTSIFCLTVMSIDRYLAVVHPIKSAKWRRPRTAKMVNVAVWTISLLVIMPIMTYAGVQNHHGRVSCTIIWPGTSGAWYTGFIIYAFILGFLVPLSIICLCYLFIIIKVKSSGIRVGSSKRKRSEKKVTRMVSIVVAVFIFCWLPFYIFNVSSVSLLIVPTPVLKAMWDFVVVLSYANSCANPILYAFLSDNFKKSFQNVLCLSKVSGMDEADRSDSKQDKSRLNETTETQRTLLNGDLQTSI, encoded by the coding sequence ATGGATTACTCCGAGCTGCCCAATATCACTGACTTTTGGTTTTCCTCACTACCACAGTTTGGCAATTTCTCTACAGAGACTCCTTCCAACACTTCGGGAAATGCCACATCCAACTTCTATGACATGACAAGCAATGCCATACTAACTTTTATTTACTTTGTGGTGTGTGTCGTAGGGCTTTGTGGGAACACTCTGGTAATCTACGTCATTCTCAGATATGCTAAGATGAAGACTATCACAAACATCTATATCCTAAACTTGGCCATTGCTGATGAGCTTTTTATGCTTGGCCTGCCATTCTTGGCTATGCAGATTGCCTTGGTACATTGGCCATTTGGCAAAGTTATTTGTCGGATTGTTATGACTGTTGATGGAATCAACCAATTTACCAGTATCTTCTGTTTAACTGTTATGAGCATAGATAGATACTTAGCTGTAGTCCACCCCATCAAGTCTGCCAAATGGCGGAGACCCAGAACGGCAAAAATGGTCAATGTTGCCGTGTGGACAATTTCCCTTCTGGTGATAATGCCTATTATGACTTATGCAGGAGTGCAAAATCATCATGGTAGAGTCAGCTGCACTATCATCTGGCCTGGTACCTCTGGTGCATGGTATACAGGTTTTATCATTTATGCCTTCATTTTGGGCTTTTTAGTTCCTCTTAGCATCATCTGCCTCTGTTATCTCTTTATAATCATAAAAGTGAAATCCTCAGGGATCAGAGTTGGCTCCTCTAAGAGGAAAAGGTCAGAGAAGAAGGTCACCAGGATGGTTTCCATAGTGGTAGCTGTATTCATCTTCTGCTGGCTTCCCTTCTATATCTTTAATGTGTCTTCTGTATCTCTCTTGATTGTGCCAACCCCAGTGCTGAAAGCTATGTGGGACTTTGTGGTTGTCCTGAGTTATGCCAACAGCTGTGCCAACCCCATTCTATATGCCTTTCTTTCTGACAACTTCAAGAAAAGCTTTCAAAATGTCCTTTGTCTGTCTAAAGTGAGCGGCATGGACGAAGCAGACAGGAGTGACAGCAAACAAGACAAGTCCAGACTTAATGAGACCACAGAGACTCAGAGGACTCTGCTCAATGGAGATCTCCAGACCAGCATCTAG